The Vigna unguiculata cultivar IT97K-499-35 chromosome 11, ASM411807v1, whole genome shotgun sequence genomic sequence AAAATCAAGTATCCAAAGAGATGTTGGGCACGGAAAGTCTCTAGGGGTTATTCTCCCAAAaggaacaaattaaaatttcacgTCCAACTTTAggaattaaaaatgtatttagctctttatattatttatattatattacattcaTGATTCATTTAAAACACGGGTacattttattgaaattttgtttaatgcgtttgttgttgaatattttgaaacaaTCACTTAATTCAATCAATGTTTTCTTTCTCagcaaagaaaaatatgatataataattcaataaacataaaaaaagaaagcaCGGAATGATAATACATAGTTTTACACGTCATAAATTTTCATACATCATATTGAACACTTGAACATACAATAATTCAACAAACTTCAATACATGAACCACATGCATACCCAAGTTTATTCCACACAAAGGAAggatctacataacataaccaTCCTTCGTCAAACTCCACacagatatatattattttacagaTAAGCACTTAACCTAAGGCTAAAGCCATTGTTTCTTATTATTAACTTTGTGAATAACTTTTGGAGCTATGCCTTGAGAAGATGAGCATCAATGTCTCTAGTGAATTTGTGCAGGTACTCGACGTAGCCATAAGGAGGATCAACTTCCTCACTAACCCTCTCATATTCAATGGTCCATTTGAGAATAGCACCACCATTGTTCTTATCGATTGCTTGAAATATGATCTTGAAAACCTTGAAGTGCTGATCGATGTCTCCATCGAAGACCTTGAACGTGATTGTTTTGTTTGCTTCATCAACAGATTCAATACTCTCCAGACATGTTGTCACCTTACCATCTGTTTTTCTCAAAGTCAAAAACCAATATCACAATTAtacaaaagataaagaaaaaggtcaagcatattattcaaaattaggttaaaagaaaaaactacgTTAGGGTTTCGTGTTACAGAGTTATCAGAAGTTGAATTACCAATGACATAAGTCCAGTGTTTGATGGACTCAGGGTGGTGCCAGTCTTCACCATGATGCAGCTTGGTTCCATGGACTCTTTCAGCAAGGTTTTGAACATGATGGAGTTGCTTTGCAAATAGGTTGAACCACTTTTCTGCAGTTGCATGAACCCCGATTTCAGTGGTGATTTTACCAGCAAGTGTCATGATGATCAAAGAAGAACTAGAAGGTAAATAATGAAGAGACAAAGAcagagatgatgatgatgaagagtATTTCCACCATGTCCCTCTTATATAAAACATCTAATTAAATTATGGGACCCATTTTGATACCCTATTAGAATTGGAAATACCTCATTCCACTCTCAATAGTGCAATAAAGGTTATAGGTTACTGAAAATAAGAAGGAATAAGATGTAAACCGTAAGaccaaaaatttatataaataataattaataaagtacaAATAATGGTGGGTTAGGAATACCCTAAGAATTTCTTGACAAGTCCTAGACACGGAACAATGAACTCAAGTGGTTGAATGTGTGAAGTGATGTGGAGAgtacttgggtttgagtcctgtGTGTGTCTTAGTCTGATATTTTAATTGggtttattttacaaatatattttgaatgcaGAAGTATAAATTAACATGGTATGTATGCATGAATTAACATAAATTACATGATTGCTTGATGGTTATGCATATGCTTGGTAGGTGGAAGAATgtgagtttgaaccttggttAGCAAGGGTtgttctttttcatgttttaatttttttgctcAAGGAAGAAAAACCTAGAAACTCTAGAGATCCCTTGAGGAACCAGAAGGGTAGTTTGGAAGCAACTGAGATGTAGTAAAAGCACACTAATGGCCActaaccattaattttaattaatttcatcttatttatttttatttatttttgggctGGAAATTTTGAGAGTGAGTGAGAAAACATAGAGTCCTAGAGTGTGGCAGCAAGGAGAGTGAGAGAGAACTGAGAAACCATGATATAGAGAAAGAATTTGAGTGTTGAAAGGGAGTTAGAGTGGAACCTTTGAGAACAAGGAAGAAGTCATTAGGAATTGTGTTGGAACAAGGaaaccaggtaaggggagctatccATACTTGTTTTAATGTTGATTAAATTGTTTTGCATGATTTTCATGGTCTTAATGTTTGATTCTCATTTAATTTACGCTATTTTTCGTGAGTTCTGGGTTTCTTCCCAGAAATCGCCTAGTGGCTACGAAGGCCTACCAGGCGACACAACCATTTTCTTCACGGTTTTCTTGGTTCTATGATGAACCACCTGGTGGTTCTTTAGTGAACACTGGAATCAcatgttttatatgtttttggtgTTTTAGTGATGTGTTGGGTGTTCTGTGGTTATGTGAACTTGCTAAAATGATTTCTTGGCATAATTGAATATTAATATATGCTTTGGATGGTAATTTGATGAATTTGGGGTTGTATGCATAAGGGATCAAAATGGGATTGAGTGTGATAACGAACTGTAATGTacaaaaattggaaattggTTGATTAGAAGAATTGGTTGgacaaattgaatttaaatgcATGCTGGATGTGTGAATGCATGTGGTTTAATTATAACTGGAATGTTGATTTCATTCTTGGGATTTTTAAGGTTTTCCAGCAAGTACTAGAAATTTTGGAATTTTCCCAAATTCCTAATGCACTGCCTGGCGGTATAGACATGCTGCCAGGCAATACTGAGTGGCCAACAGTTGTTGGCATGCTCAGTGGAAAAATAAGATGGTGATGGTTACTAGGGATGGTTTTTGGTACGAAAATGAGTGTGATTGTATGATGTATAGGTGTTCAATTAGTGGCATTGTATTGGTTTGAGTCATGgattggaaaaaaaaagtagaaggAGCATCGTTGATACTAATAAACTGATTTTATATCATAAGAGTCTAGAAGTGGCAAATTGGAGGTCTTTCCCTTACATGTGTGAGctattaaatgaataaaataatttttgagaTATTTATGTATGTGTTGGTTGTCTATAGTGCTATATGAATTGTGAAATGAGGTATGATGTATATGGATGCATAAGTGTaacatccaaaaaaaaaaaaaatatatatatatatataatgataatataaataaataaaataaaagagatatatatatatatatatatattttgaaaattttatgaaattataattatctttttcacataatttaagaactataatttaagaattattgaggacaaatttaaaatataagattaattagattttaaaaaaaaaatcacttatatatgaaatatatattcaaattaaacta encodes the following:
- the LOC114168412 gene encoding MLP-like protein 28 isoform X2, translated to MTLAGKITTEIGVHATAEKWFNLFAKQLHHVQNLAERVHGTKLHHGEDWHHPESIKHWTYVIGKVTTCLESIESVDEANKTITFKVFDGDIDQHFKVFKIIFQAIDKNNGGAILKWTIEYERVSEEVDPPYGYVEYLHKFTRDIDAHLLKA
- the LOC114168412 gene encoding MLP-like protein 28 isoform X1, with the translated sequence MTLAGKITTEIGVHATAEKWFNLFAKQLHHVQNLAERVHGTKLHHGEDWHHPESIKHWTYVIDGKVTTCLESIESVDEANKTITFKVFDGDIDQHFKVFKIIFQAIDKNNGGAILKWTIEYERVSEEVDPPYGYVEYLHKFTRDIDAHLLKA